The Syntrophorhabdaceae bacterium genome window below encodes:
- a CDS encoding tetratricopeptide repeat protein, which produces MRKTIQSGIGIVLVTCLFCSCTTYNNYSRQLGAGKSLLSEGRYDEARRHLEDAARHNIDGAAYTYLALMAYRHNDLGSALGYIASAENAPPDMLSSLRMYACKALILLGLKAPVGMKALQEYVDRYDGFYPLESINDIKEMLRTGTVDRERLETIMEEQLQTHEQDMELYIYSNVGFYTRDNRDGAY; this is translated from the coding sequence ATGCGGAAAACCATACAAAGCGGAATCGGAATAGTCCTCGTAACCTGTCTTTTCTGTTCCTGCACGACCTACAACAACTATTCGCGGCAACTTGGGGCCGGTAAAAGCCTTCTTTCCGAAGGCAGGTACGACGAGGCCCGAAGGCACCTTGAAGACGCGGCCCGGCACAACATCGACGGCGCGGCGTACACATACCTTGCCCTTATGGCCTACAGGCACAATGACCTGGGGAGTGCTCTGGGCTACATCGCCAGCGCGGAGAACGCGCCGCCCGATATGCTCTCTTCGCTGAGAATGTACGCCTGCAAAGCCCTCATCCTCCTCGGTCTCAAGGCTCCGGTGGGAATGAAGGCACTTCAGGAATATGTTGACCGCTACGATGGGTTCTACCCCCTCGAATCCATCAATGACATAAAGGAAATGTTGCGGACCGGCACTGTTGACCGGGAACGACTGGAAACGATCATGGAAGAGCAACTGCAAACGCACGAACAGGACATGGAGCTTTACATATATAGTAATGTGGGTTTTTACACCCGCGATAATCGGGACGGAGCGTATTAG
- the rdgB gene encoding RdgB/HAM1 family non-canonical purine NTP pyrophosphatase, with protein sequence MTNVIIATTNRGKFGEIRDLISGQFTHAYSLLDFEDAIVVDEDSPHYADNAMKKARKVGEHFGMPALADDSGLEVAALGGRPGVHSSRYGRNDEERIRRLLGELNGVPWEDRKATFKAYVALYLPQKDRCYVFYGELKGYIGLGEHGSGGFGYDPVFYSPELGKYLAELSTEEKNTLSHRGRAIAALKNFVGNG encoded by the coding sequence ATGACAAACGTCATCATCGCGACGACGAACAGGGGCAAGTTCGGAGAGATCCGGGACCTCATATCGGGCCAATTCACTCACGCCTATTCCCTCCTCGATTTTGAGGACGCCATCGTTGTCGATGAGGACAGCCCCCATTACGCTGACAATGCGATGAAAAAGGCGCGCAAGGTCGGGGAGCATTTCGGCATGCCCGCCCTTGCCGATGATTCCGGCCTGGAGGTCGCCGCTCTCGGCGGAAGGCCCGGCGTCCATTCCTCCCGATACGGCAGGAACGATGAAGAACGCATAAGACGTCTTCTCGGCGAGCTCAACGGTGTACCCTGGGAGGACCGCAAGGCAACCTTCAAGGCGTATGTGGCTTTGTACCTGCCGCAGAAGGACCGCTGCTACGTTTTCTACGGAGAACTCAAAGGATACATTGGTCTCGGCGAACATGGTTCGGGCGGCTTCGGATACGATCCCGTCTTCTATTCCCCGGAACTCGGCAAATACCTGGCTGAACTCTCCACGGAAGAGAAAAACACCCTGAGCCATCGCGGCCGCGCGATAGCAGCACTCAAGAACTTCGTCGGGAATGGGTGA
- the purN gene encoding phosphoribosylglycinamide formyltransferase has protein sequence MNIGFLASHGGSNMQAIIDACRAGKLHAAPVVVISNNGDSRALERARAEGIPNYCLSGKTHPDPEGLDRAILDTLILHKVDVVALAGYMKKLGPGTLARFRGRILNIHPALLPKHGGKGMYGIHVHEAVIAAGEKESGVTVHLVNEEYDRGPILAQVRVPVMPDDTPEKLAERVLVQEHILYPATLERIAAGEIVLRKDG, from the coding sequence ATGAATATAGGGTTTCTTGCGTCACATGGGGGTAGCAACATGCAGGCCATCATCGATGCCTGCAGGGCGGGGAAGCTGCATGCGGCCCCGGTTGTCGTTATCAGCAATAACGGCGATTCCCGGGCTCTTGAACGGGCACGAGCGGAGGGTATCCCCAACTACTGCTTGAGCGGGAAGACGCACCCCGACCCGGAAGGGCTGGATCGGGCCATTCTGGACACGCTTATCCTGCACAAGGTCGATGTGGTTGCCCTTGCCGGCTATATGAAGAAGCTCGGCCCCGGAACGCTCGCCCGTTTCAGGGGGCGCATTCTCAACATCCACCCGGCACTCCTGCCAAAGCACGGCGGGAAAGGGATGTATGGCATTCATGTCCACGAAGCTGTCATCGCGGCGGGAGAGAAAGAATCCGGTGTGACCGTCCATCTTGTGAACGAGGAATACGACAGGGGGCCCATCCTTGCCCAGGTGCGCGTGCCCGTCATGCCCGACGACACCCCCGAGAAACTGGCAGAACGTGTCCTCGTCCAGGAACACATCCTCTATCCGGCAACTTTGGAGAGGATAGCGGCGGGAGAGATTGTCCTCAGGAAGGACGGATGA
- the rph gene encoding ribonuclease PH, translated as MRENSRASDEIRHLRIEKSFLRYPEGSVLVEMGGTKVICGVSVEEKVPPFLKNSGKGWLTAEYSMLPRATHNRSMRESVSGRIGGRTHEIQRLIGRALRAIVNLDIIGERTIWVDCDVIQADGGTRTASITGGYVALVEALWGMKRRGMIDKVPLRDSVAAISVGIVSGDIALDLSYEEDSKAEVDMNFVMTGKGQLIEVQGTAEKKPFTKEQFDIMYQYALKGIGEITTQQKATLGPLFPL; from the coding sequence ATGAGAGAGAATTCAAGGGCGAGCGACGAAATACGTCACCTTAGGATCGAAAAGAGCTTCCTGCGGTATCCCGAGGGCTCCGTGCTCGTTGAGATGGGCGGTACAAAGGTTATTTGCGGCGTCAGCGTGGAAGAGAAGGTCCCCCCTTTCCTGAAGAACAGCGGCAAGGGCTGGCTGACCGCCGAGTATTCCATGCTCCCCCGGGCCACCCACAACAGGTCCATGCGTGAATCCGTTTCCGGGCGTATCGGCGGCAGAACGCACGAGATCCAGCGCCTCATTGGAAGGGCGCTTCGGGCCATAGTCAATCTCGATATCATCGGCGAGAGGACCATCTGGGTCGACTGCGATGTGATCCAGGCGGACGGCGGAACGAGAACCGCAAGCATCACCGGCGGCTACGTCGCCCTCGTTGAGGCCCTGTGGGGTATGAAAAGACGGGGTATGATCGACAAGGTCCCCCTGCGGGACAGCGTCGCGGCCATCAGCGTCGGCATTGTCAGCGGCGACATCGCCCTCGATCTGTCCTACGAAGAAGATTCGAAGGCCGAGGTGGACATGAACTTCGTCATGACAGGCAAGGGACAGCTCATCGAGGTCCAGGGCACCGCGGAGAAGAAACCTTTTACCAAGGAACAGTTCGACATCATGTACCAGTACGCCCTGAAAGGCATAGGTGAGATCACAACGCAGCAGAAAGCGACCCTCGGCCCCCTCTTCCCCCTATGA
- a CDS encoding fused MFS/spermidine synthase, whose protein sequence is MNLREAYIITFIASFCTLVIEMVAGRILAPFVGVSIYTWTSIIGVILAGISIGAFIGGKLVDRYPSRKTLGWLLLISGAMALTIIPLTYAIAAYRFPVSLMMRIFIVTSIIFFIPGCVLGTISPVVVRLTLKNLENAGNVIGKIYAISTLGAIIGTFVTGFFLISWMGTRTIILSMGIILLLAALLSGSIFRKKASMAIFIVIAAPCLFFINSHLYAIPASSTTYLYRESDYYTIKLSKTVSSDKKTELVAMVLDNLIHSYVNLQDPKHIEYEYERIYADVLKWKFTEETPFKSLTIGGGGYTFPRYMEVTYPRAKIDVVEIDPEVTKIVYDHLGLPKDTKITSYNTDGRWFVMNCKEKYDLVFTDAYNDISIPYHLTTREFLQQINDIMNPGAILMSNIIDNFQKGLFLPSYIKTLRKVFGENNVYLISVSPNFRKVRISTFIVIAGKGNFDITSFQSFIQDGLGSRATSSIVPEDLMNEFINRKDAMVIRDDHAPIDNLVAPVFEERFGYNRKN, encoded by the coding sequence ATGAATCTTCGTGAGGCGTACATCATCACCTTTATCGCGAGTTTCTGCACCCTTGTGATCGAAATGGTAGCGGGCCGCATCCTCGCGCCTTTTGTCGGGGTTTCGATCTACACGTGGACGAGCATCATTGGTGTCATCCTTGCCGGGATCAGTATCGGCGCCTTTATCGGGGGCAAGCTCGTCGACAGGTATCCCTCCAGGAAAACCCTGGGGTGGCTCCTCCTCATATCGGGCGCGATGGCGCTCACGATCATTCCCCTTACATACGCCATCGCCGCTTACCGGTTCCCCGTTTCCCTGATGATGCGGATCTTCATCGTCACGTCCATCATATTTTTCATCCCGGGCTGTGTCCTTGGCACTATCTCACCTGTCGTCGTCAGGCTTACGCTGAAAAACCTCGAGAACGCAGGGAACGTCATCGGCAAGATCTACGCCATTTCGACACTCGGTGCCATCATCGGCACATTTGTTACGGGCTTTTTCCTCATCTCCTGGATGGGCACGAGGACGATCATCCTGTCCATGGGCATCATACTTCTTCTGGCGGCCCTGCTGTCAGGCTCGATCTTCCGGAAGAAGGCGAGCATGGCCATATTCATTGTCATTGCCGCTCCCTGTCTCTTTTTCATCAATTCCCATCTCTATGCCATTCCGGCCAGCAGCACAACCTACCTTTACAGGGAAAGCGACTACTATACGATAAAACTGTCAAAGACGGTGAGTTCCGACAAGAAGACGGAACTCGTGGCGATGGTCCTCGACAACCTCATACATTCTTACGTGAACCTCCAGGACCCAAAACACATCGAGTACGAATACGAGCGCATCTATGCCGACGTCCTCAAGTGGAAGTTCACCGAAGAGACACCCTTTAAGAGCCTTACCATAGGCGGAGGCGGTTACACCTTTCCCCGGTACATGGAGGTCACCTACCCCAGGGCAAAGATAGATGTCGTCGAGATCGACCCGGAGGTGACGAAGATCGTTTACGACCATCTCGGTCTGCCGAAAGACACGAAGATAACGAGCTACAATACCGACGGCAGGTGGTTCGTCATGAACTGCAAGGAGAAGTACGACCTCGTGTTCACCGATGCCTACAACGACATCTCCATCCCCTACCATCTCACAACAAGAGAGTTCCTTCAGCAGATCAATGATATCATGAACCCCGGGGCGATACTCATGTCCAACATCATCGACAATTTTCAGAAGGGGCTCTTCCTGCCTTCCTATATAAAGACATTGAGAAAGGTCTTCGGGGAAAACAACGTCTATCTCATCTCCGTAAGCCCCAATTTCAGGAAGGTCCGCATAAGCACCTTCATCGTCATTGCCGGCAAGGGCAACTTCGATATCACCAGCTTCCAGTCATTTATCCAGGACGGGCTCGGTTCCCGCGCCACGTCCTCCATCGTACCCGAAGACCTTATGAATGAATTCATCAACAGGAAGGATGCCATGGTCATCCGTGACGACCACGCCCCCATCGACAACCTCGTAGCCCCCGTCTTCGAGGAAAGATTCGGGTATAACAGGAAAAATTGA
- the tatA gene encoding twin-arginine translocase TatA/TatE family subunit gives MFGLGMPELIIILVIVVLIFGAGRISEIGGAIGKGIKGFKKSVNEPDSIDVTPEQKERQEKDKASQKPNEPK, from the coding sequence ATGTTTGGCCTCGGAATGCCGGAACTGATCATAATACTTGTCATCGTCGTACTCATTTTCGGCGCCGGCAGGATCTCGGAGATAGGTGGGGCGATAGGGAAAGGTATCAAAGGCTTCAAAAAATCCGTAAATGAGCCCGATTCCATTGATGTCACACCGGAACAAAAGGAACGACAGGAAAAGGACAAAGCCTCTCAGAAACCGAACGAACCGAAGTGA
- a CDS encoding L-threonylcarbamoyladenylate synthase translates to MEILNGKEKESILKAVEILEAGGIVAFPTETVYGLGALAQNPYAVAKIFEVKQRPHFDPLIVHLDGPQRLKDYVSDVPGDARRLMKIFWPGPLTMILRKNPSIPDIVTAGLPTVGIRVPSHPVALALIGALQKPIAAPSANPFGYMSPTRVRHVARSFADRVPLVLDGGDSAYGIESTIISFREKGVFVHRHGAISIEELSEHVRIIEDKTAPGTCESPGELPYHYAPTKPLRLVNGPSDIGHEASSYLAFQEPAEPVRSKHVRVLSPSGDLREAASNFFSALIELDSDDVDVIYAEKLPERGIGRAVMERLRKAARKHPPQAVHNPLNI, encoded by the coding sequence ATGGAGATCCTCAACGGGAAGGAAAAAGAATCGATCCTCAAAGCGGTGGAGATCCTCGAGGCGGGAGGTATCGTTGCCTTTCCCACGGAGACCGTGTACGGCCTCGGCGCTCTCGCCCAGAACCCTTATGCCGTCGCAAAGATCTTCGAGGTCAAGCAGAGGCCCCACTTCGATCCCCTTATAGTGCACCTTGACGGACCACAGCGGCTGAAGGACTACGTGAGCGATGTCCCCGGGGACGCCAGACGGCTTATGAAGATATTCTGGCCCGGTCCCCTCACCATGATCCTCAGGAAAAACCCATCCATTCCCGACATTGTCACCGCCGGTCTTCCCACGGTCGGAATCCGTGTGCCTTCACATCCCGTGGCGCTGGCGCTCATCGGCGCCCTTCAAAAACCCATCGCGGCACCGAGTGCCAATCCTTTCGGCTACATGAGCCCCACCCGGGTGCGCCATGTTGCCAGGTCCTTCGCGGACCGGGTGCCCCTTGTTCTCGATGGGGGGGATTCCGCATACGGGATAGAGTCGACCATCATATCCTTCCGGGAAAAAGGGGTATTCGTTCACCGCCATGGCGCCATAAGCATTGAGGAACTGTCGGAACACGTGCGCATAATTGAAGACAAGACGGCCCCCGGAACCTGTGAATCCCCGGGGGAGCTTCCTTATCACTATGCCCCCACGAAACCGCTGCGGCTTGTCAACGGCCCTTCTGACATCGGGCACGAGGCATCGTCCTATCTCGCGTTTCAAGAGCCAGCGGAACCGGTAAGGTCAAAACACGTGAGGGTCCTTTCGCCGTCGGGCGACCTCAGAGAAGCGGCATCCAATTTTTTTTCCGCTCTTATCGAGCTGGACAGTGATGATGTGGACGTCATCTATGCCGAAAAACTGCCGGAAAGGGGCATTGGCCGGGCAGTCATGGAACGGCTCAGAAAGGCCGCCCGCAAGCACCCCCCGCAGGCGGTACACAACCCGTTGAATATTTAA
- a CDS encoding 50S ribosomal protein L11 methyltransferase, producing the protein MAVKGDVPETVMRVDIVVERGAQELLPEEIYTIHSPSGVWIVEDGDETVIRTYPEHVETFLAAMRQSGIPLGDIRVSEEERRDYSEMAKRYFRPVTVEDIVIRAPWNSKRKGVTYITIEPGMAFGTGRHESTRLMVKLMKEIDHTGKRVLDLGCGSALLSLYARLKGAKRVYAVDNDLDAVLSAQKNVLLNEASGIEVVCADLMDVGGRYDIVLANLDIRTFALSSGHIMGLLKKKGTLVASGIIGREKNEALRLFLPWEPVMEARKNAWRGFVFRR; encoded by the coding sequence ATGGCTGTGAAGGGCGATGTGCCGGAAACGGTGATGCGCGTCGATATCGTGGTGGAGCGGGGTGCACAGGAGCTGCTCCCGGAAGAGATCTACACGATCCACTCCCCGTCGGGGGTATGGATCGTGGAAGACGGTGACGAAACGGTCATCCGGACCTACCCGGAACACGTGGAGACATTCCTTGCGGCGATGCGGCAAAGCGGCATCCCCCTCGGGGACATCCGGGTCAGCGAGGAGGAGCGTCGTGATTATTCCGAAATGGCGAAGCGATACTTCCGGCCCGTCACGGTGGAGGACATCGTGATCCGGGCCCCCTGGAACTCGAAGCGCAAGGGCGTTACGTATATCACGATCGAGCCCGGAATGGCCTTCGGGACGGGCAGGCATGAGTCGACGAGGCTCATGGTAAAGCTTATGAAGGAGATAGACCATACAGGGAAGCGCGTCCTCGACCTGGGTTGCGGTTCCGCCCTGTTGTCCCTCTATGCCCGGTTGAAGGGGGCGAAACGCGTTTACGCCGTCGACAACGACCTGGACGCCGTCCTTTCGGCGCAAAAGAACGTGCTTCTCAACGAAGCATCGGGGATAGAGGTCGTCTGCGCCGACCTCATGGACGTCGGCGGAAGGTACGACATTGTTCTCGCCAACCTCGACATCCGCACGTTCGCACTGTCGTCGGGACATATCATGGGCCTTTTGAAAAAGAAAGGGACCCTTGTCGCCTCGGGTATCATCGGCCGGGAGAAAAATGAGGCCTTGAGGCTCTTCCTGCCCTGGGAGCCGGTGATGGAAGCGAGAAAGAACGCCTGGAGAGGATTTGTCTTTAGAAGATAG
- the trxB gene encoding thioredoxin-disulfide reductase produces MSEQYEAIVIGGGPAGLTAGLYLMRGGIKTLLLEKVLPGGAPLNTGRVENYPGFPEGISGRELMERFTAHAKAFDLPIREFAEVHSLTREGTRFTVTVNDATIEAGGVVVASGTEPVKMGIPGEKELLGRGISYCATCDGMFFKDLDVAVIGGGDSAIEEALSLANIVRKVYVVHRRDALRAQKILQERAFRNPKMEFLWNSRPLQITGKDQVECLVIEDTKTGRRGDLQVSGVFVYVGSRANTGFLGDLVERDPAGFIITDEGLATATPGLYAAGDIRKKTLRQVSTAVGDGATAAVGLERYILGAHR; encoded by the coding sequence ATGTCGGAGCAGTATGAAGCTATAGTCATCGGCGGCGGCCCCGCGGGTCTGACGGCCGGACTCTACCTTATGCGCGGCGGGATCAAGACGCTCCTTCTCGAAAAGGTCCTTCCCGGCGGCGCGCCTCTCAACACGGGTCGCGTGGAGAACTATCCGGGGTTTCCCGAGGGAATATCGGGCAGGGAACTGATGGAAAGGTTCACCGCCCACGCAAAGGCCTTCGACCTTCCCATCAGGGAGTTTGCCGAGGTCCACAGCCTGACGCGCGAGGGAACGCGCTTCACCGTGACTGTGAATGATGCGACGATCGAAGCCGGTGGGGTCGTCGTAGCCAGCGGAACCGAACCGGTGAAGATGGGGATCCCCGGCGAGAAAGAACTCCTCGGCAGGGGCATCTCCTACTGCGCCACCTGCGACGGCATGTTCTTCAAGGATCTCGATGTCGCCGTCATCGGCGGCGGCGATTCGGCCATCGAAGAGGCCCTGTCGCTCGCCAATATCGTCAGGAAAGTATACGTGGTACATCGCAGGGACGCCCTGAGGGCGCAAAAGATCCTCCAGGAACGCGCCTTTCGGAACCCGAAAATGGAGTTCCTCTGGAACAGTCGTCCCCTCCAGATCACCGGCAAGGACCAGGTGGAATGCCTTGTCATTGAGGATACGAAAACAGGCCGGCGCGGAGATCTGCAGGTAAGCGGCGTCTTTGTCTACGTCGGCAGCCGCGCCAATACAGGTTTTCTCGGAGACCTGGTCGAACGCGACCCCGCGGGCTTCATCATCACCGACGAAGGGCTCGCCACCGCAACCCCCGGGCTTTATGCTGCGGGAGACATCCGCAAGAAGACGCTTCGCCAGGTTTCCACGGCGGTCGGCGACGGGGCGACAGCGGCGGTCGGCCTGGAAAGGTATATCCTTGGAGCACACCGTTAA
- the ftsY gene encoding signal recognition particle-docking protein FtsY: MGFFEKIKNGLTKTRDQLKTKIEWMVAGKPIEEDAFDEIEEALILADAGLETAQLLVDALKEKWKRGLIRTTDDIRSSMKEEVQKLLTPIESPIMTNGSKPFVILALGVNGVGKTTTIAKMAGIYLKDGKKVLLGACDTFRAAAIEQLDVWAKRLNVEMVRHADGSDPAAVAFDAVKAAKSRVADIVILDTAGRLHTKANLIEEMKKIHRVISKEVAGAPHEVLLVVDATNGQNAIAQAKTFNDAVGVTGIVITKLDGTAKGGFILPIAHLLRIPVRYVGVGEKLDDLIPFNAKEFAEAMFE; this comes from the coding sequence ATGGGATTTTTCGAAAAGATAAAGAACGGACTGACAAAGACCCGGGATCAGCTCAAGACAAAGATCGAATGGATGGTTGCGGGAAAACCGATCGAAGAGGACGCCTTCGATGAGATCGAAGAGGCATTGATACTTGCCGATGCGGGTCTCGAAACGGCACAACTCCTCGTGGATGCCCTCAAGGAAAAATGGAAGCGGGGACTCATACGGACAACTGACGACATACGGTCGTCCATGAAGGAAGAGGTGCAGAAGCTCCTCACCCCCATCGAATCCCCGATAATGACCAACGGCAGCAAGCCCTTCGTCATTCTTGCCCTCGGTGTGAACGGCGTCGGCAAAACGACGACGATCGCCAAGATGGCCGGCATTTACCTCAAGGATGGCAAAAAGGTCCTCCTCGGTGCATGCGACACCTTTCGGGCTGCCGCCATCGAGCAGCTCGACGTCTGGGCTAAACGGCTCAATGTGGAGATGGTAAGGCATGCCGACGGATCCGACCCGGCCGCGGTCGCTTTCGATGCCGTCAAGGCGGCGAAGTCCCGCGTTGCCGACATCGTCATCCTCGATACGGCCGGCAGGCTCCACACGAAGGCAAACCTCATCGAGGAGATGAAAAAGATACATCGTGTCATTTCAAAGGAAGTGGCGGGGGCGCCCCACGAGGTGCTTCTCGTTGTGGATGCCACCAACGGTCAGAACGCCATCGCCCAGGCAAAGACATTCAACGACGCCGTCGGCGTCACGGGCATAGTCATCACGAAACTCGACGGAACGGCAAAGGGCGGCTTCATCCTCCCCATAGCCCACCTCCTGCGCATACCCGTCAGGTACGTGGGTGTAGGCGAGAAACTTGACGATCTCATACCTTTCAACGCAAAGGAATTCGCGGAAGCAATGTTCGAGTAA